The following proteins are encoded in a genomic region of Gimesia algae:
- a CDS encoding sulfatase: MSQHFSRVFQRVAVICLIPFLLAASVQAANFQNETQAHPNIVVFLVDDMGIMDTSVPFLTDAAGKPKRYPLNDHYITPSMERLAQQGIRFNHFYAMSVCSPTRISIMTGQNAARHHATNWINPRKNNAGPQGPPDWNWEGLKKDDVTLARLLQKAGYHTIHVGKGHFGADGFPGAEPLNLGFDVNIAGASFGAPGSYYGMQKFGLGTRRAHHAVPHLEKYHGTDIFLTEAITIEANAALASAVKTGKPFYLYMAQYAVHAPFDSDPRFAEHYKDSGKPKNAQAFATLIEGMDKSLGDIMNQLDALGVAENTLIFFLGDNGSDAPLGHQHDVACAAPLRGKKGAHYEGGMRVPFIAAWAKPNPNNRFQKQLPIPADVIQPQVAAVQDLFPTILDITDVKAPAKYKVDGKRLNKLLLGQADQSRPEEFLMHYPHSPHRSNYFTTYRNGDWKVIYHYVPSKDSENSHYQLYNLAEDPFEQNNLAQSEPKKLKRLMRALIASMEQHDAQYPVEKGTNKALKPRMP, encoded by the coding sequence ATGAGTCAACATTTCTCACGCGTTTTTCAACGAGTTGCTGTTATCTGTCTGATTCCGTTTCTGTTGGCTGCCTCTGTGCAAGCTGCGAATTTTCAAAACGAAACGCAGGCGCATCCGAATATCGTGGTCTTTCTGGTGGATGACATGGGCATCATGGATACTTCGGTTCCCTTTTTGACCGACGCCGCGGGAAAACCAAAGCGTTATCCGTTGAACGATCATTATATTACACCCAGTATGGAACGGCTGGCGCAGCAGGGAATCCGCTTCAATCATTTCTATGCCATGAGTGTCTGCTCGCCGACACGCATTTCAATTATGACCGGTCAGAATGCCGCCCGGCACCATGCGACAAACTGGATCAATCCCAGAAAAAATAATGCAGGACCGCAGGGGCCGCCCGACTGGAACTGGGAAGGCTTGAAGAAAGACGATGTCACGTTGGCGCGCCTGTTGCAAAAAGCAGGCTACCACACGATTCATGTAGGGAAAGGGCACTTTGGTGCTGACGGATTTCCAGGAGCGGAGCCGCTCAATCTTGGATTCGACGTCAACATCGCAGGCGCCTCGTTTGGGGCACCGGGCAGTTACTATGGCATGCAGAAATTTGGTCTGGGTACCAGGCGGGCCCATCATGCGGTGCCTCATCTGGAAAAATACCATGGCACTGATATCTTTCTAACGGAAGCAATCACAATTGAAGCCAATGCTGCTCTGGCGTCTGCTGTTAAAACAGGCAAACCGTTTTACCTTTATATGGCACAGTACGCGGTGCATGCCCCCTTTGATTCCGATCCCCGCTTCGCCGAGCATTACAAGGACTCGGGCAAGCCCAAAAATGCACAAGCTTTCGCGACGTTAATTGAAGGCATGGACAAATCGCTGGGCGATATTATGAATCAGCTCGATGCGTTGGGTGTCGCCGAAAATACGCTGATCTTTTTCCTGGGAGATAACGGCTCGGATGCACCGTTGGGACATCAGCACGATGTAGCCTGTGCTGCACCACTGCGCGGCAAAAAAGGGGCCCACTACGAAGGGGGCATGCGTGTGCCCTTCATCGCCGCCTGGGCCAAACCGAATCCCAACAATCGGTTTCAGAAACAGCTGCCGATTCCCGCCGATGTGATTCAACCGCAGGTTGCTGCCGTGCAGGATCTGTTTCCCACCATTTTAGATATCACCGACGTCAAAGCTCCTGCGAAATACAAAGTAGACGGAAAACGCCTCAACAAACTGTTGCTAGGCCAGGCGGACCAATCGCGGCCCGAAGAGTTTCTGATGCACTATCCTCATTCACCACACCGCAGCAATTACTTCACCACGTATCGCAACGGTGACTGGAAAGTGATTTATCATTATGTGCCTTCAAAAGATTCTGAAAACTCACACTACCAGCTCTATAATCTGGCTGAAGATCCGTTTGAGCAGAACAACCTCGCACAATCGGAACCGAAGAAACTCAAACGGCTGATGCGTGCTTTGATTGCCAGTATGGAACAACACGATGCTCAGTATCCCGTCGAAAAAGGGACGAATAAAGCTTTGAAACCACGAATGCCCTGA
- a CDS encoding BlaI/MecI/CopY family transcriptional regulator, which translates to MNSKQLGRVQLQIMQVLWDRGRANAREITDALNEKSEIAHSTVQTLLRQLEVKQAIAHDVEERTFVFYPLIKENKVTRQATRELINKIFDGSAAGLVAYLIENEKIPKSELQRLRKLINDES; encoded by the coding sequence ATGAATTCGAAACAACTGGGGCGTGTGCAACTGCAGATCATGCAGGTCCTCTGGGATCGGGGCCGCGCTAATGCGCGTGAGATTACCGATGCGCTCAACGAAAAGAGTGAAATCGCACATAGCACCGTACAGACACTGCTGCGACAACTGGAAGTCAAGCAAGCGATCGCACACGATGTCGAGGAACGCACGTTTGTGTTTTATCCTCTGATCAAAGAAAACAAAGTCACGCGGCAGGCCACGCGCGAACTGATTAATAAGATCTTCGACGGCTCCGCTGCCGGCCTGGTCGCGTATCTGATCGAAAATGAGAAAATCCCCAAGTCGGAATTACAGCGGCTTCGCAAACTGATCAACGACGAGTCATAA